CCACTCCGGCAATGATCCCCATAAAAGAACTTCCGGTTAAATAGGTGGCGTATACTGCGAAAAAGGCTGAATTGAGCATAATTCCCTCTAATCCAATGTTAACGACACCAGCTCTTTCGTTATACATGCCACCCAGAGAAGCAAAAGCAATAGGTGTTGCCATTCTTAGTGCTGCTTGGAAAAAGCTAATATTGATAAGAGCTACAATATTCATCATCTTAGTTTTTCCGCCGTAAAATTACAAATTTAATAAATGATGGAGCAGCAACTAAAATAATCACCAAGGATTGAATAATCAAAGATATATCCAATGGAACTTTGGTAGATCGAGTCATAGACATGCCACCGGCACGTAGCATTCCGAATAAAATCGATGCAATGATACATCCAAAGGGGTGGAGCCGTCCCACGAGGCTAACTGCGATTCCATCCCACCCATACCCAGGTGAAAATCCTTCCACAAACCGTCCGTGGACTCCAAGAACCTCGCCGGCTCCTCCCACCCCAGCAACAAAAGCACTGAATAAAAATGCCATAAGAATTCGTGAATGAACAGAAATTCCCCGGTTTTCTGCTGCTGTTGGATTTAAGCCAACAGCACAAACTTGATATCCCAGATAGGTTTTAAAAAGAAAATAAAAAACCAGCAAGCTGAAACCTAAAGAAATGAGAAAAGAAACTGAAAGCTGGGTGGGTGGTAGGATTTTAACCAAAATTGCACTGGGCTGAACAGGATTGGTTTGAGCAACCCAACCAGGAGCTTTAAAACGGTAATTTACCAAATAGCTGGTAAGGTGACTGGCGATGTAACTCATCATCATGGTTGTAATAACTTCACTGGCACCGGTAAATATTTTTAAAAGTGCTGGGATGAGTCCCCAAAGTGCACCGAAAATCCCACCAATAACTAAAGAAATAATCACATGGATTATCGGTGGAAGACCGGTTATGCTCGATCCAACAACCGCTGCCGCAAAAGCACCGATTAAAAATTGCCCTTCAATTCCAATATTAAAGATTCCTGAACGAAAAGCCAAGAGAAAAGATAATGAAGTAAAAAGTATCGGTGTAGCTTGGGTGAGTGTCTGTCCAACTGCAAATTTACTACCAAAAGCTCCGCGAAAAAGAGCGGCAAAAGCCCGTATGGGTTGATAGCCAGTTATGAGAAGAATGATGGCGCTAATCAGAAAAGCCAGTGCAATCGCTATGAGTTCAGGAAGGATAGAACTGGAACGATCGAGGTAATTTAAAGTTTTTTTCAACACGCAGTCCCTCCCATAAGCAGACCATATTGATATTCATCGGCATCGGGAGCTAATTCTCCAATTATTTGCCCCTCGTAAAGTACGATAACTCGGTCACTGATCGAACGGATTTCATCAAGATCGGCTGAAACTAAAAGAACGCCTGAGCCATTATTCTTGAGATCAATTAATTTATTCCGCACGTACTCACTGGCGGCAATATCCAATCCTCGAGTTGGTTGGGAAGCAATAGCCAGTTTTACATCACGGGAGAGTTCTCTCGCCAAAACAACCTTTTGCTGATTCCCTCCACTTAAGTTTTTTATTAAAGTGTTTTCATCAGGAGTGGCAATATCAAATTCCTGAATCTTGGTTTGTGAAAATTGATTGATAGCAACTTCATTACGACTGATTAACCCTCTTTTAAAAGGAGGAAGGTCTTCAAAGCCAAGAATAAGATTGTCTTTAACTGAAAAATCAGGAACCATTCCTCGTTTGGGCCGGTCTTCGGGTATATGAGAAATTCCCATTAGAATTCTTTTTTTAGGAGGAAAGTGAGTTATGTCTTCTTTTTGGTAAAGAATTTTTCCTTTTTGAGGTTTTTGTAAACCGACCAATATTTCAACCAATTCAGTTTGACCATTCCCCTCAACACCAGCAACACCAAGAATTTCATAAGTATGAATGTCAAAGTTAACATTTTGTAAATTTTGATGTTTTTTGCCCCCAGAGAGAGACAATTCTTTGACTGATAGTATGGTCTCGGATTGAGGGGCTTTCAATTTTTCAAATGAAAAAAGTACTTTACGACCCACCATCATTTCTGCCAAAGATTCGGGAGTTGCCTCATCAATGGCCAGAGTACCGATTTTTTTCCCTCTGCGCAGAACAGTAACCCGATCACATATACAAAAAATTTCTTTTAGTTTGTGGGAGATAAAGATGATGGTTTTTCCATTTTGGACCAGTTGACGAAAGGTCTTAAAAAGCTGATCAACTTCTTGGGGAGTCAAGACAGCAGTTGGTTCGTCAAAAATTAATATATCGGCACCTCGATAAAGGATTTTTAAAATTTCCACTCTTTGCTGAAGACCAATGGGTAATTCATAAATCCTCGCATTGAGGTCTATTTCAAAACCAGTTTTATCCAGCAGTTGTTGAAGTTCACTTATTATTCGATTTTTATCAAGAATGAAGCCCCGGCATAATTCCTTGCCGAGTATAATATTTTCCCAAACTGTCATGTTTTCGACAAGAGTGAAATGCTGATGGACCATCCCAATTCCCAATGTTATAGCTTGAGCCGGACTGTGGATGGTAACCTCTTGACCTCGAATAAAAACCTTTCCGGCATCAGGTCGATAAAGCCCATAGAGAGTGCTCATGAGAACGGATTTGCCGGCGCCATTTTCACCAAGGAGACCATGAATTTCACCTTGATTGATCGTGAGGTCAATATGATCATTGGCAAGAACCCCAGGAAAGTATTTGGTAAACCCATAAAGTGCCAGGGCTTCATTCATGAAAATATCCTATCCTCCAAATTCGGTTGGGCGTGGGACAATTATTTCACCGGTTTTTATCTTGGTTTGCGCTTCAATAACTATATCAAGAACTTCTTGGGGAAATGAAACCGAGTGGACGAAACCATATTTTTCTTCCCAAAATTCTTCTTCTTCTGATAAGCGACACATTCCAACCCAACCATCGGCAACACCTTTTTCAAGGACGCCACCCTGAAAAGTACCGTCGTATGCACTTTTGATGGTTTCATATACAGCGATATCGACTCGTTTTGTCATGCTGGCTAACATTTTCTCGTTTACATAACATTGGCAGGCATCAACACCCATGCCAAATACATCACGTTCTTTAACTGCTTCCAAAGCTCCTAATCCACTTTTACCGGCAGAAGGCCAGATAATATCAGCTCCACTATCGATTAAGCTGATAGCTAATTCTTTTCCTTTAGTGGGATCAGCCCAATTTCCCACAAAAACTCCAGGAAGAACTTCAGCGCCGGTATTTGCCCATTTCACACCTGCTTCAAAACCTACAAAAAAATCACGAATAAGAGGTATATCCATACCGCCTATCATACCGATTTTTTTGCTCTGGCTCATATTGGCAGCAACAACTCCTAGGAGGAAACTTCCTTCATTGGCTTTGAAAAGAAGAGAGGCAACATTAGGTTGTTCGACGGCCATGTCAACCAGGGCAAATTTTTGGTCAGGATATTCAGCCGCAATTTTATTTAGAGCATCTGCCTGATCAAATCCGATACAGATAATGATTTCGTACTCTTGGGACATAGCAAAATCGCGTTGATATCCCTCATACTCGGCTACTGCTTTTGGTTCGACATAATCAAATTCGACATTGAACTCTTCCTTGGCTTGAGTAGCTCCGGCAAAAGCAATATCGTTAAAGGATTTATCTCCTAATCCACCGGTTGCGCAAATTAATCCAATTTTTTTCGTGCTGGCTGCCCAAGCTTCTTGGTTGAAATTGCAGGAAAGCAATACCAGAAACAACAAAAAAAATATACAAGAAACACTCAGTACCCTTTTCAACTTTATATCCTCCTTTAATGGAATCTTTTTTTCATTCTATCCCAGTTTTATAGGAAAAACAATATTGATAAATTAAGCATATAAAGTGGCGTAGAGAATACATCCTCCTGCTGCCTAGCAGCATCAGATGAGGATGAAAATACCTATCTAAATCCGTCATTGCGATGAGGTCAACCGATTTTTGGTTGAACGACGTGGCAATCTCTACCATCCACTTTGTCATTCTGAGGAGTCCGGTGTCTTCTACCGGACGACGTGAGAATCTCATCTTTTTCAGTTCCACGATTCCTTAGTTCCAAAGCCTTTAAAGGATGAGATCCTCACACCCTCAAAAAGCGAGGGCTCAGGATGACGGATGAAAGGTGCCCTCCCCCACCGTGAAAACAGCACCCTCCAAGGAGGGGAATTGTTGAATTTATTCTTTTTCTTTTTGGTTTCATCACATTTCACTTACTCAGGTATTTTCAGGATAGGAAATTATTAAATTGAACTCATGGGATTGGCGCTTCGCTGTGCTCAAAGAAATGACGGATTAATAATTCCTTCTCCCTTGATGGGAGAAGGTGAGGATGAGGGTGAATATTTTCTTTTTTACAACTCACTTCTTATTATATTGATAGGATAGGGTATGATATAAAGAGAAAAGATAAGGGGTACCTTTTGCTATGGTTGGCAAATCAAAACTAGAATTTTTCTTATTATGCCATTGAGGATACTGTATGAATCCAAAGCGTGTTCGTGTGCTACAAAACGGGCTTGATCGAACTGGTCCAGTTGTTTATTGGATGAGTCGGGACCAGAGAGTTGAAGATAACTGGGCGCTTATCTATGGTTTAAAATATGCTGATCGAAAAAAGGTCCCATTCGGAGTGATATTCTGTTTGGTTAATGATTTTCTCGGTGCGACCCGACGTCAATATGATTTTATGCTGAAAGGTTTACAGCAGGTTCACGAAGAACTCTTAAGGTATAAAATTCCTTTTTTTTACCTCAAAGGAAATCCAAGCTTGGTATTGCCCGACTTTATCAAAACTAATAAAATTTCTTTATTGATAACCGATTTTGATCCTCTCCGAATGAAAAGGCAATGGAAAGCTCAATTGATGGAAAAATCTCCAGTTGAAATACGAGAAGTTGATGCTCACAATATAGTGCCGGTGTGGATCGCTTCTTCTAAACAAGAATACGGAGCCTATACGATTCGACCGAAAATATCTCGATTATTACCTGAATTTCTTGATGAATATCCATTAATACAAATGAATTCTTCACACCAATCGTGGCAAGGGGATTCAATCAATTGGGGCGATTTGTTTGGTAACTGTCCAGGAGACTCATCCCTTCCACCGATAACCCAGTTTATTCCCGGTTCAAGAAGCGCTTTACGACAGCTCCAACAATTTCTTAAAGAAAAAATGGATTTTTATGACAACCAACGCAATGATCCCAACGCTAATGCTCAGTCGAATCTTTCCCCCTTTCTCCATTTTGGTCAAATTTCCGCACAAAGAATTGCCCTGGAAGTTCAAAAAGCATCGATTGCAAAAGATAAAAAGGCAGCCTTTTTAGAAGAAGTTGTTATTAGGCGAGAACTTTCGGATAATTTTTGCTGGTACAATCTTAACTATGATCAATTTGCTGGATTCCCATCTTGGGCACAGCAAACTCTTAATCAACACCGCAAAGACCAGAGGGAGTATCGATACTCATTAGAAGAATTTGAAAAAGCCCAAACTCATGATCAACTTTGGAATGCCGCACAAAAAGAAATGGTTTATACGGGCAAGATGCATGGATATATGAGGATGTACTGGGCAAAGAAAATCTTAGAATGGTCGGAAACTCCTGAAATAGCCTTGCAGAGTACCATCTATTTAAATGACCGATATGAGTTAGATGGAAGAGATCCAAATGGATACGCTGGTATTGCTTGGAGCATTGGAGGTGTGCATGACCGTGCCTGGGGTGAAAGACCAGTGTTTGGAAAAATCCGATACATGAGCTATCGGGGGAGCCGCTCTAAGTTTGATGTTGATCAATACATCTCTCAATATAAAGATTGGGAAGAGTCAGTGAGGAAAGATTGAGATGAAACAATTTACCAAGCCAACCGTGGTAGTGAGCAAATGTTTGGGCTTTGATTCTTGTCGATACAATGGGCAAATGATACCAGTTGATTTTATAGAAAAAATGAAACCCAATGTTCATTTTGTTCCGGTTTGTCCTGAGGTGGAAATTGGTTTAGGAGTTCCGCGCGATCCAATACGTTTAGTATCCGTAAATGGAGATTTTAGACTGATGCAACCGACAACCGGCCATGATTACTCCGATAAAATGAAACACTTTGCCTTGGAGTTTTTGCAAAGTTTACCTGAAATAGACGGTTTTATTCTCAAGGGTCGATCTCCCTCATGTGGTGTTAAAGATGTCAAGATCTATCAAAGTTTGGATAAGGGTCCATCCATAGGGACAACTCGAGGATTCTTTAGCGAGGTAGTTTCTAATGTTTCCCCCTTTTTACCAATTGAGGATGAGGGGCGGTTATCCAATTTAAAAATTCGCGATCATTTTTATACATCCTTATTTGTTTTAGCAGATTTTCGCCAACTGCGTGATCAACCTTCACGACAACAACTGGTTCAGTTCCATACCGAACTTAAGTTGCTCCTAATGGCTTATAATCAAAGCGAAATGAGAATGATGGGGAGAATTGTTGCTCAAGTGAATAAAAAGCAAATAAAGGAAGTTTACGACGATTATCGATCTCACCTTTTAAAAGCACTTTTTCGTTCACCCAAGACTCCCTCGATGATTAATGTATTTATGCATGCCCTGGGTTATTTTTCCACTCGACTTCATACCAATGAGAAGGCTTTTTTTCTCGATTCTTTGGAGAAATATCGAGCAGGTCGAAGTACCTTTGCGACCAATCTTCAACTCCTTCGTTCTTGGGTCATTCGCTTTGACGAGCCTTATTTACAAAATCAACGTTTTTTTGAACCTTATCCCGAAGTACTCATGGAATTGGTGGATTCTAGTAAGGGTCGAGAATAGAGAGGGGGAGTTATTATGGAAAGAGATGAAATAATGGGAATGGTTCGAGATATTCTTGATCAACTCCCTGACCATATTCGAGAAAATATTATAAATTTAGAGTTTATTATTGAGGATCGTCCGAATCCGGAAATAAAACGGCAATTTCACGGAGCGATGTTATTAGGACTTTATCAGGGAATTCCTCTTCCTAAAAGAGGCCCGGGGTATACTTTTGTTCTTCCCGATCGGATATCATTATTCTATGAGAACTTAATGAAAGTGGTCCGAGATGATGAAGAATGGCCAGGAGTTTTAAAAGACGTCGTTTTACATGAAATTGGTCATTATTTTGGCTTTAATGAAATGGAAATCCGGAAATTAATGGATGAAATGAAACCAGAAGCCGAAAGGGGGATGGGTTGAAGATGGCTCATGATGTAAATTGGTATTGGCAGAAGGTGGAGGAAGTTTTTCATGATGATGCTCATATGATTGATCATACCAAAAAAGTCTTGGAATATGCTCAACAAATTATCTCCGACCAAACCGATATGAGCGAAGAGGAAAAAAGACGAACCGAGGTTGCTGTTCTTCTTCACGATATAGGAATATTGGTAGCCGAGAAAAAATATGGTTCTCGAGCGGGCAAGTTTCAACATATAGAAGGACCGCCTCTGGTTCGAGAAATAACCAAACAAGCTGGGGAGGAACCAGGCTTTATAGATCGGGTAGCATTTATAGTCGGAAATCACCATAATTTTTCCAAAGCAGATGGGACAGATTTCCAAATTCTAATTGAAGCTGATATGTTGGTTAATTTGAAAAATGAAAAGATTATAAAAAATAAACTAGCGGAATTTATTGATAATTTTTTTAAAACGAAAAAAGGAAGGGAAATAGCACGGCAAATTTATTTGTAATGAAAATGAGTCTCAATTTTTTTATTTTTTTCCTACAATTTAACTTTGGTTCGAAAACAGATATGGTATAATGTTGCGTGATTTTTCAACACCATAAACAGGAGGAATAGCTCATGGCTTTAAAAATTGATGAAGAAGCTTGTATCGGTTGTGAATTATGTGTTCAAGTATGTCCCGATGTTTTTGAAATGAATGATGATGGAAAAAGCATCATAAAACCTGGAAGTGATGAAAATTTAGAATGTGTTGACGAAGCGATCGATTCCTGTCCTACGAGTGCTATTATCAAGGAATAATTATTCAGCCCGGTAAATCCGGGCTTTTTTAAAATTTTTTTAAGAAATTATGCTTTAGGGTCTTGATATTAAAGGATAATTTCTATAGAATAAACACTGCTTGTTTAAATTAATAGAATATCTATGTGCGCCCTCATCGTCTAGCCTGGTAAGGACACCGCCCTTTCAAGGCGGCGACAGCGGTTCAAATCCGCTTGAGGGCGCCATTTTTTATAAGACAATATCCTCAAAAAACTTTAATTTGTTTGTCTCTCAAAGCAAAGCCCAAATTCATACTTTTTAAACTCACGGTGTTATAATTCAATAAGTCAGAGCACACAAGTATTCATTATCAAGTTTTTGTTAAAGTTTGTGTTGCTTATTGCAAAGAAATAGATATAAAAACCCATTCATTTTGATATATCTTCAATGATGGGATGAGGGAGTAAAATATTTAATTGAAATGAGCTTACATAATTCCTTCTCCCTTGATGGGGAGAAGGTGAAGATGAGGGTGAAAATACTTACCAAAAACTGTTATTGCGAGGAGTCCAACCGATTTTTGGTTGGACGACGTGGCAATCTCTACTACCCACTCCGTCATTCTGAGGAGCGTATTTTGCGACGTGAGAATCTCATCCTTTAAAGAATTTATAAAGAATGAAAAAGCCTAAAAAGATGAGATCCTCACGCCCTCGAAAAGCGAGGGCTCAGGATGACGTCGATGGTGTCCGATGAGTATCCTCATGGCCTTAGATACTGAGGGGGAGAGGGCGAGAGCTCAGAATGGCCGATGAAAGAATTTGTTTGATGGTATTTTCAGGATAGAAATATTTTTAACTTTGGAGGATAGAAATGAAAATTGGGATGTTTGGCCTTCCTTTAACTGGGAAGACAACCATTTTTTCTCTCTTAGCTGGTATTCCCTTTGATGGTTCTTTTAAAACTGAAGCTGATGAAAAAATTTCTCGAATTAAAGATGAGAGATTAGATACCTTGGCAAAAATATATAATCCACTCCGGGTAGTTTATGCCACTTTAGATTTTGTTGATATTCCCAGCTTTGACATGACTGCAGATAAAAAGGAAAAAAACAAAATATTTCAAATGATTCAAAATGTTGATGCACTCTTATTGGTAATCAGAGCTTTTCGAAACGACCAAGTTCCTTTCCCATTAGGTAACGAAACGCCTCGACAACAATTAGAAGCTCTTCGAACCGAGCTTATTATAAGGGACATGGAAGTCGTCGAAAATCGAATTCTTCGTCTGCAAGAGCAAAAGAGAAAGAAAAAACCCACTCCCGAAGAAGAAAGAGAAGAGGTGTTATTAGGTTTGATTCAAAAGGAGTTGGAGGATGGAAATTTTGCTTCTCGTCTTCAATTGACCAACGAAGATAAAAAAGTATTAGGATCTCTGGCTTGTTTTACCTTAAAACCAATTATAACGGTTGTGAATGTCGATGACGAACAATTGTTAGCAGATGACTTTCCAGGAAAACAATTAATCTTGGATGAATGTACCAAACAAAACTTTGCCTATTTGATTATATCAGGAAAAATCGAATCGGAATTGGTTGAACTTGATGAAGAAGCAAGAAAAGAATTTATGGCTGAATTAGGTATTCAGAAAGCTGGAATCCAGCGGTTAGCACAAGTTGTTTTTGATCATATCGGTTATATTTCATTTTTTACCGTTGGGAAAGATGAAGTACGTTCTTGGACCATAGAACGAGGAGCAACTATGAAAACAGCTGCAGCAAAAATCCACACCGATTTAGCTCGAGGATTTATTAAAGCAGAAGTTATGAAATTTTCTGATCTCATTCGCTTGGAAACTGAAGAAAAGGTTAAACAAGCTGGACTGTGGAAGTTAGCTGGAAAAGATGAAAATGTTGAAGATGCCGATATTATTACCATACGATCCAGCCTCTAATCAAGCTGTCTTAAAAAGATTATTCTTTAAAATTTTTTGTTTAAAGAAATGGAGTATGCCAATGATAAAAAAGATGGTTTTCATTATTCTTCTTTTTCTTTTAATAATGGTATATTTCCCAAATAGATTTTCTGCTGCAGAAAATCAAAATTTGTTTGAGGGCTGGACCGACTTCTATGATGAGCTATTTGAAATATCATTCGTGTATCCTGAAAGCTGGACGAATTACACTTCGCAAGAGAGAGGAGTAATTTTAGTCTTGCCCGATGGAGTTGGGATGTTTACTTACCGTTATTCACCGCTCTTTAACGAAAAAATGAATTTATCTGAGTTTATTTCACAAAATCGAGAAACATTACAAGAAATGGGTGCCGAATTTATTGAGGATGAATATATAACATTTTCCAATGCTCCCGCTTATAAGCTGGTATATGCTTTGCCGCTGGGGAAAGATACTCAAAAATATCTCACGGTATGGTGTTTAATTGAGGATAATGTCTATATAACAACATTCAGCCATCAATCTCAGTATTTTGACCAATACCGATTAGAAGTAGATAAAATCATTGACCATATGGTTATAATTAAAGATTAAATAAAAAAGCCCTTTACCAATGAATTAGTAAAGGGCTTTTAGGAATAAATAATTTGAGATTCAATTAATTGGCTGGTTTCCCTTCAGGAGGAAGAATAACCATATCGACAAAATAGATAATCGCATTGGAAGCAGCTAAAGAGGTAATGACACTAATCTTTTTATTAACTAAAATTGGTGGATTGGTAAAAAGAACATTCAGCAGATGACCATTCAAGGTTTTATAGGATTTTCCTTCACGGAAATCGTCGACAGAAAGACGAACTGGTATAACGTGATAAGTTAAAATTTCGATTAATTTCTGCTTATTCTCAGGCAACAATAGCCGATCAAGTTTTCCTTCGGGAAGATTAGCAAAAGCTTCGTTGGTTGGTGCAAAAATTGTGTATTGGCCATTGTTCAGCTTGTCGCCAAGACCAGCAGCTTCAACGGCGGCTACAAAAGTACTAAGTTCATCTGCCATTTTGGCAGTATCCATGGCATTCACATAGTTGGTAGTTTGAGCGAGAGCAATACCCGAGAGGAGCGAAAGCGATAAAGCAACTACAAAGCTGACAAGGACAAGTCTTTTTGCTGTCATTTTAATTACCCCTTTAATTGTATTAGCACTTTTTAACGTGTGCTTTGACTGAGTAACTATATCATTTTTTTAAAAAATTTGTTACAGGTATTTATAAAAATTTTTTAATTGGCCTATTTACTAAATATAATAATAAACATGCTTAAATTACAAACCCTTCTTTCTCTCCTGAAAACCCACGGGCTTGATAAATCAAGCTCTTTCCAAAGAATATTTTAAAAATGTAGGGGTGTAATTCATTGTGCCCAATTCTTGGGTTTTCATCCTCACCTGGTGCTGCTAGGCAGTATGAGGATCTATCCTGAAAATACTGGAAACAGTGAAAAGTGATCAAACAAAAAATGAGAAATGCACACCCCCCATTTAATCCCCCCTCAATGGTGGAATATATTTAATAATTCCTCTCCTAGGAGGGATATCGCTGCGCGGCGGGGAGGGTAACTTTCTATTTTGAATGGTTATCCCGAGATCCGATAAAGAAAAATGTATAAAAGATGAGATTCTCACGACGCACAATATGCTCCCCAGAATGACGGACTAGTGAAAATGTATTTACATTATAATTTCTTGACACAACCTGGCATGAGAATCTGTCAAGGGGTAAAAGAGTAAATTTAAAAAATATTTTTAAAATCAAGTTCTGGTTTTTTAAAAAGTAAGTGACTTCTATCGTCACCTTTTTAAATTTGAGATATAATAAAAAAGAGGGGAAACCAGCAAAGAAATCTTTTGATAAATTTATATTTAATACCTGACTTTTCCCCATAAAACCCTCAGCTTTCCACGCATTATTCTTTTATAAGTCAAACAGTTGCTATAAAGTATTTTAATTTAAACTAACTAACAAAAAAGAGGGATATCTATGAAAATGAAACTCTTGGTTATCTGGATTTTCGTTATTTTTTTTGTTCTTAGTTCTCAATCGACCTTTAGTATGGCTCAAACTCCTTCTTCTCCAATAAATGAAGCCGATCTAACCGAAGAGAAGGCATCTTCAGTTCCCACTCATGATGAAAGTCGTCAAGCCGATGTAAACGATAGTTTATCGTGTTTTGATTTTCAGTTTACCTGTGAGTATGGAACACCCGAAGAAGTTCAAGAAGCGATTAAGAATGGTGCCGATATCAACTGCCAAGATGAAGAGCTGGGGTGGACTCCTTTAATGAGTGCGATGCTCAATGAATCAGGGCAAGAGATTGTCACTCTTTTGGTCGGAGCTGGTGCAAATGTAAATGTGACAAGCTGGTCGGGCATTAATGCTCTTATGTTGGCTGCTGAATCCAGTGAGAGCAGCTTGGTGAAATATTTACTGGATAACGGAGCCAAAGAGTATATTAATGATACCGAATCGGAATATGGTTTCACTCCGCTCATTTGGGCGGCCAAGAATAATGATACCAATGGCGGGGAGGTTATCCAAGTTTTAATCGATCATGGAGCAGATGTTAGCATAAAAGATAAGAATGGATTTACAGCTATTCTATATGCAGCAATGTTAAACAGAAATGAGGATGTGATTCGCACCCTAATTCAGAATGGAGTTGATATTAATCAAATTGGACCCAAGAATGTGACGCCCTTGATGGGGGCTATAAGTATGAATTCCAATATTAATATTACTAAATTATTACTCGATTCGGGGGCCGATGTCTCCGTCATCAGCGAGGAGGGGAAAAAGGCAATTGATTATGCTCTGGAGTTAGAAAGATTTAAAGGAACTGAGATATTACGACAATTGGCTGAAATGAGTGGAGTAGAGATTGCACAGCCAATGGTTTCGCCCGATATAGAAACTGCACCTTCACCTAATGTTGAAATAACTATCACTCCATTGCCTACAGGAATAATAACGCCGGAGATCACCCCTACTCCTGTTCCAACCCAAGCTCTTCCTTCTATGGTTTATGCCGATCCGTCAGGAAAATTCACTCTTAATTTCCCAACTGGGTTTGTTTTTTCGACTTATGTAGCAGATAGGGGTATGATTGGTGCAAACTACCGCACCCCCAATGAAAAAGCCTATTTAGAAGTACGTAGTTTCCCATCTTCCCAAGACTTGCAGCTTTACCTCTCTCAGCATATAAAAGATATGGCTTTACGGGGAGAAAGTTCGATTACCTCTAACGGTA
The nucleotide sequence above comes from Candidatus Atribacteria bacterium ADurb.Bin276. Encoded proteins:
- the ychF gene encoding Ribosome-binding ATPase YchF — its product is MKIGMFGLPLTGKTTIFSLLAGIPFDGSFKTEADEKISRIKDERLDTLAKIYNPLRVVYATLDFVDIPSFDMTADKKEKNKIFQMIQNVDALLLVIRAFRNDQVPFPLGNETPRQQLEALRTELIIRDMEVVENRILRLQEQKRKKKPTPEEEREEVLLGLIQKELEDGNFASRLQLTNEDKKVLGSLACFTLKPIITVVNVDDEQLLADDFPGKQLILDECTKQNFAYLIISGKIESELVELDEEARKEFMAELGIQKAGIQRLAQVVFDHIGYISFFTVGKDEVRSWTIERGATMKTAAAKIHTDLARGFIKAEVMKFSDLIRLETEEKVKQAGLWKLAGKDENVEDADIITIRSSL
- a CDS encoding Cell surface lipoprotein MPB83 precursor, which encodes MTAKRLVLVSFVVALSLSLLSGIALAQTTNYVNAMDTAKMADELSTFVAAVEAAGLGDKLNNGQYTIFAPTNEAFANLPEGKLDRLLLPENKQKLIEILTYHVIPVRLSVDDFREGKSYKTLNGHLLNVLFTNPPILVNKKISVITSLAASNAIIYFVDMVILPPEGKPAN